A DNA window from Castanea sativa cultivar Marrone di Chiusa Pesio chromosome 7, ASM4071231v1 contains the following coding sequences:
- the LOC142642602 gene encoding uncharacterized protein LOC142642602, which translates to MTTPYPSHLLSAPTFHASNKMALRIHSPLFHRFRGSAQYVKEQNCSMSFSQFRAFQNTRPKVLCAINMSAGQSDDHGKFKLDHLMNKARKLWDNCPQSVKSFPWKKALGNFVQLILDLTLVVVKYLCVPLLAVSSLSEMSYCAHERKLFLVPAPLVIGITVAGVLRETALDLSPRLKDAEFPWHLIAMAIFFTLIKLPGPYYPYWGHIFIPHFANGGLWRTLWFAFLWNRRPQKETLQQKSVDGGHSEPDKL; encoded by the exons ATGACAACCCCATACCCCTCTCATTTGTTATCTGCTCCCACCTTCCACGCTTCCAACAAAATGGCTCTCAGAATTCATTCTCCTTTGTTTCATAGGTTCAGG GGGTCAGCACAGTATGTCAAAGAGCAGAACTGTAGTATGAGTTTTAGTCAATTTAGGGCATTTCAGAATACTAGGCCCAAAGTATTGTGTGCAATAAATATGTCTGCAGGCCAGTCTGATGATCATGGGAAATTCAAATTGGACCATCTAATGAACAAGGCAAGAAAATTGTGGGACAATTGTCCTCAATCAGTCAAGAGCTTTCCATGGAAAAAAGCACTGGGGAACTTTGTTCAACTCATACTTGACCTCACCCTGGTAGTTGTCAAATACTTATGTGTACCTTTACTGGCAGTTTCCTCCCTTAGTGAGATGTCATACTGTGCACATGAAAGGAAGCTTTTTCTTGTCCCTGCTCCACTTGTCATTGGGATTACAGTTGCTGGGGTCTTGAGGGAGACAGCACTGGATCTATCTCCACGTCTCAAG GATGCAGAATTTCCCTGGCATCTGATTGCCATGGCAATTTTCTTCACATTGATCAAATTGCCTGGACCATATTACCCTTATTGGGGGCATATATTTATTCCACACTTTGCAAATGGGGGTTTATGGAGGACACTGTGGTTTGCATTTTTGTGGAATCGAAGACCCCAAAAGGAGACATTGCAGCAAAAATCCGTAGATGGTGGTCACTCTGAACCGGATAAGCTTTAA
- the LOC142643250 gene encoding uncharacterized protein LOC142643250, with product MSDEHEDPNLNAHSESVDGTKRKMEEDIQLAKQKAQEIAARLVGSAESKRPRLDDSSELAPLSSSASIPSFPVSFASQTAQYHGLQGTSKRISIPNGKVGVIIGKGGETIKYLQLQSGAKIQITKDAEADPYSLTRDVELMGTSEQISRAEQLIKDVIAETDTGASAPSPNQGLNIMQPGAEQFSMKVPNTKVALLIGKGGETIRTMQSKSGARIQIIPLHLPPGDTSTERTVYINGLTEQIDSAKELINDVINGKRIVNPSGANSYMQPAYPPPSWAPPVQPLMQQQQQQPPQYGYPYNTTSAYYGNYPTAQVAGWDHSNQSTMSQPSQQSTGYGYYAQQGHVGSAPPNPSYSYGQTPQATNYGYDQGYSQQPPQYGQNLSSQPVPLEQQKQSGYGPPAVSPQPNGTPSQTTHPSSTYPPAYSQPAADPQAGYWAYPSSTGQAPAQTGYDQSGYSQTGLEAQPGVQAPPLSTQPVYGQGGYPQPTPAPVNYDHGTNPPAYYGQPQTQSQLPTNGFVQPSVSGAERNVNGNSDVGNGSNLDVQETVGSQS from the exons ATGAGCGACGAGCACGAGGACCCCAACCTAAACGCGCATTCCGAAAGCGTCGACGGCACCAAGCGGAAGATGGAAGAGGACATCCAACTCGCCAAACAGAAAGCTCAAGAAATCGCCGCCCGACTCGTCGGCAGCGCCGAGTCCAAGCGCCCCCGACTTGACGACTCGTCCGAACTCGCCCCACTCTCTAGCTCCGCCTCTATTCCTTCCTTCCCTG TTTCTTTTGCTTCTCAAACAGCTCAATATCACGGTTTACAAGGCACAAGTAAGAGAATTAGTATTCCAAATGGCAAG GTTGGTGTTATTATTGGGAAAGGAGGAGAAACGATAAAATATCTTCAACTTCAATCAGGGGCAAAAATCCAGATAACCAAGGATGCTGAGGCAGATCCTTATTCTCTGACAAGGGATGTGGAATTGATGGGTACATCAGAACAAATTAGTAGAGCAGAACAGCTTATCAAAGATGTAATTGCAGAG ACGGACACTGGGGCCTCTGCTCCATCTCCAAATCAGGGATTGAATATCATGCAACCTGGAGCTGAACAGTTTTCAATGAAAGTTCCTAACACTaag GTTGCTTTGCTCATTGGCAAGGGTGGCGAGACTATTAGAACCATGCAAAGCAAGTCAGGAGCTCGTATTCAG ATTATTCCATTGCACCTGCCTCCTGGCGATACATCAACAGAGAGGACAGTTTATATAAATGGATTGACAGAGCAAATTGATTCAGCAAAGGAATTGATTAATGATGTAATCAATGGG AAACGTATAGTAAATCCATCTGGAGCCAATAGCTATATGCAGCCAGCTTACCCTCCTCCTAGTTGGGCTCCCCCAGTACAACCTCTGATgcagcagcaacagcagcaGCCACCTCAGTATGGGTACCCTTATAATACAACTTCGGCTTACTATGGTAACTATCCTACTGCCCAGGTAGCAGGTTGGGATCATTCAAATCAATCAACCATGTCTCAACCATCTCAGCAAAGCACTGGATATGGTTATTATGCACAACAAGGTCATGTGGGTTCAGCTCCACCAAACCCTAGCTACAGCTACGGTCAGACACCCCAAGCCACCAACTATGGTTATGACCAGGGATACTCTCAGCAGCCACCACAGTACGGACAAAACCTCTCAAGTCAGCCTGTGCCTCTTGAGCAACAGAAACAATCAGGATACGGACCACCTGCTGTGTCACCACAACCGAATGGAACTCCCTCCCAAACTACTCATCCATCATCTACTTATCCACCTGCTTACAGTCAGCCAGCAGCTGACCCTCAAGCTGGGTATTGGGCATATCCAAGCAGCACAGGCCAAGCACCAGCCCAAACAGGCTATGATCAATCTGGTTACTCTCAAACAGGCCTTGAAGCGCAACCGGGAGTCCAAGCCCCTCCACTTTCAACTCAGCCAGTGTATGGACAGGGTGGGTATCCTCAACCAACACCTGCACCAGTCAATTATGATCATGGGACAAATCCACCTGCTTACTACGGACAGCCACAAACCCAGTCACAGCTACCAACCAATGGGTTTGTACAACCATCAGTTTCTGGAGCTGAAAGAAATGTCAATGGGAATTCAGACGTAGGTAATGGCTCGAATCTTGATGTACAAGAAACCGTTGGCTCTCAAAGCTGA
- the LOC142644336 gene encoding uncharacterized protein LOC142644336, producing the protein MQKWILAHDGGHRYGAMTTNLSESFNGVLKSARNLPITTLVKLTYYRCVAYFADWYTKARVEIIAGELITTYAKDKFNKWEKRATNHLVTVFSHEDGLFEVRTPINSNSAYRGNHRHEVNLRESTCSCQKWQVYKISCLNVISVCNYQGISTMRYIDRCYCLEEQVACYAPRFRMVLDSVHWNEPDFPVLYPNVKLRRAKGRPRSTQLLNEMDLGTEHQPRPLCSLCRQEGHNRRTCPTRTVAGSTSGQTE; encoded by the coding sequence ATGCAGAAGTGGATATTAGCACACGATGGTGGACATCGTTATGGGGCAATGACCACAAATTTGTCTGAAAGCTTCAACGGTGTTCTAAAGAGTGCTAGAAATCTGCCCATAACTACATTGGTCAAGCTTACATACTACCGTTGTGTAGCCTACTTTGCCGATTGGTATACTAAGGCACGTGTAGAGATTATAGCCGGTGAACTCATTACAACCTATGCAAAGgataaattcaataaatgggaaaaaagggcaacaaatcatttagttaCTGTGTTTAGTCATGAAGATGGTCTGTTTGAAGTCAGAACACCAATAAACTCTAACTCTGCATATAGGGGCAATCATCGTCATGAGGTAAATTTGAGGGAGAGCACTTGCAGTTGTCAAAAATGGCAGGTTTATAAGATTTCGTGCTTAAATGTCATTTCCGTGTGTAACTATCAAGGCATCTCTACAATGCGATATATTGACCGCTGCTACTGTTTGGAAGAACAAGTTGCTTGTTATGCACCTAGATTTCGCATGGTTCTAGATAGTGTACATTGGAATGAGCCTGATTTCCCGGTCTTGTATCCTAATGTGAAGTTGCGCCGTGCAAAAGGTCGACCAAGATCAACTCAGCTTCTAAATGAAATGGATTTAGGGACAGAGCATCAACCAAGGCCATTGTGCAGCCTCTGTAGGCAAGAAGGCCATAACAGAAGAACATGCCCTACTCGAACTGTGGCTGGCTCTACTAGTGGCCAAACTGAATGA